A single Capra hircus breed San Clemente chromosome 13, ASM170441v1, whole genome shotgun sequence DNA region contains:
- the MC3R gene encoding melanocortin receptor 3, with amino-acid sequence MNASCCLHSAQPMLPNSSEHVAAPSFSNQSSSRFCEQVFIKPEVFLALGIISLLENILVILAVVRNGNLHSPMYFFLCSLAVADMLVSVSNALETIMIAVVNSDYLTLEDQFIQHMDNVFDSMICISLVASICNLLAIAVDRYVTIFYALRYHSIMTVRKALALIAAIWLGCGICGVVFIVYSESKMVIVCLVTMFLAMLLLMGTLYVHMFLFARLHVKRIAALPPADGVAPQQHSCMKGAVTITILLGVFVFCWAPFFLHLVLIITCPTNPYCVCYTAHFNTYLVLIMCNSVIDPLIYAFRSLELRNTFKEILCSCNGMNLG; translated from the coding sequence ATGAATGCTTCGTGCTGTCTGCACTCGGCTCAACCAATGCTGCCTAACAGCTCAGAGCACGTCGCTGCCCCTTCCTTCAGCAACCAGAGCAGCAGCCGCTTCTGTGAGCAGGTCTTCATCAAGCCCGAGGTCTTCCTGGCCCTGGGCATCATCAGCCTGCTGGAAAACATCCTGGTCATCCTGGCCGTGGTCAGGAACGGCAACCTGCActcccccatgtacttcttcctctgcAGCCTGGCCGTGGCCGACATGCTGGTGAGCGTGTCCAATGCCCTGGAGACCATCATGATCGCCGTGGTCAACAGCGACTACCTGACGTTGGAGGACCAGTTCATCCAGCACATGGACAACGTCTTTGACTCCATGATCTGCATCTCCCTGGTGGCCTCCATCTGCAACCTCCTGGCCATTGCGGTCGACAGGTACGTCACCATCTTCTACGCGCTCCGCTACCACAGCATCATGACCGTGAGGAAGGCACTGGCCCTGATCGCGGCCATCTGGCTGGGCTGCGGCATCTGCGGTGTGGTGTTCATCGTCTACTCCGAGAGCAAGATGGTCATCGTGTGCCTGGTCACCATGTTCCTTGCCATGCTGCTGCTCATGGGCACCCTCTACGTGCACATGTTCCTCTTCGCCCGGCTGCACGTCAAGCGCATCGCTGCGCTGCCACCCGCTGATGGAGTGGCCCCGCAGCAGCACTCCTGCATGAAGGGGGCAGTCACCATCACCATCCTGCTGGGGGTCTTCGTCTTCTGCTGGGCCCCCTTCTTCCTCCACCTCGTCCTCATAATAACCTGCCCCACCAACCCCTACTGCGTCTGCTACACTGCCCACTTCAATACCTACCTGGTCCTCATCATGTGTAACTCCGTCATCGACCCGCTCATCTACGCCTTCCGGAGCCTGGAGCTGCGCAACACCTTCAAGGAGATCCTCTGCAGCTGCAACGGCATGAACTTGGGATAA